One genomic region from Syntrophales bacterium encodes:
- a CDS encoding branched-chain amino acid aminotransferase has translation MEIKVIESAPEKRKAKPQDESKLGFGKIFTDHFFTMTWSSGRGWHDGAVEPYRPLQLDPTAMCLHYGQEIFEGMKAYRGENGGVFLFRPSENIKRMNNSAERLCMPRIEEPLFMEALEKLLAADKDWIPRTEGSSLYIRPTMIATEQALGVHPANEYLFFIIMSPVGAYYAEGFSPTKIFVTEDYIRSAPGGIGNCKAAGNYAASLYAGEIAKKMGYTQVLWLDAIERKYVEEVGTSNIFFIIENELITPPLSGSILPGVTRNSVLQLAKSWGIKVSERRLSMDEIINAINNGKLQEAFASGTAAVVSPVGWIYYRNREYAIAGGKIGKLTTRLYNDILNIQYGKKDDPFGWRIKILA, from the coding sequence ATGGAAATCAAGGTTATTGAGTCTGCGCCCGAAAAAAGAAAGGCCAAACCGCAAGACGAATCGAAGTTGGGATTTGGCAAGATATTTACCGATCATTTTTTTACAATGACCTGGAGCAGCGGCCGCGGCTGGCACGATGGCGCAGTCGAGCCGTATCGTCCGCTTCAACTTGACCCGACAGCCATGTGCCTGCATTATGGCCAGGAGATTTTCGAGGGAATGAAGGCCTATCGGGGAGAAAATGGCGGCGTTTTCCTTTTTCGGCCATCGGAAAACATAAAACGGATGAACAACTCGGCGGAGAGACTCTGCATGCCGAGGATTGAGGAGCCTCTTTTTATGGAAGCGCTGGAAAAGCTGCTGGCGGCGGATAAAGACTGGATACCTCGTACGGAAGGGTCCTCGTTGTATATACGGCCAACCATGATTGCCACCGAACAAGCCCTGGGGGTGCATCCGGCAAACGAGTATCTGTTCTTCATTATCATGAGTCCCGTCGGGGCCTATTATGCCGAGGGCTTCAGCCCGACGAAGATCTTCGTCACCGAGGATTACATTCGTTCGGCCCCCGGCGGGATCGGCAACTGCAAAGCGGCGGGGAATTACGCAGCCAGCCTCTACGCAGGGGAAATCGCAAAAAAAATGGGATATACGCAGGTGCTCTGGCTCGATGCAATCGAACGAAAGTATGTTGAGGAAGTTGGGACAAGCAATATTTTCTTCATAATCGAGAACGAATTGATAACCCCTCCCCTTTCGGGAAGCATCCTCCCCGGCGTTACCAGAAACTCAGTGCTCCAGCTTGCCAAAAGCTGGGGAATAAAGGTTTCCGAGAGACGGCTCTCGATGGATGAAATAATAAACGCAATCAATAACGGCAAGTTGCAGGAGGCCTTTGCCTCGGGAACAGCGGCTGTTGTTTCCCCTGTCGGTTGGATTTACTACCGAAACAGGGAGTACGCCATTGCCGGTGGAAAAATTGGTAAACTGACCACCCGGTTGTATAACGATATTCTCAATATCCAGTATGGGAAAAAAGACGATCCCTTTGGTTGGCGCATTAAGATATTGGCTTAA
- a CDS encoding YifB family Mg chelatase-like AAA ATPase: protein MIVKTLSSAIIGIDSFPVEVEVDITAGLPQFSTVGLPDASVRESKDRIKAAINNSGYKFPTHHVTINLAPADIKKEGTSFDLPIAMAILAAQGMVSLGPLTQYLLIGELSLDGSVKGVHGALSSAFTARSLGIRGIVLPKENASEAALVEGIDVIPVDHLSDVVEFFGERREINPFHVDIEALFRQNRDYPFDFSDIKGQEQAKRAIEVATAGGHNILMIGPPGSGKSMLAQRIVTIIPDFSLSEAIETTQIYSVAGILDRKEALIATRPFRAVHHTISDAGLVGGGHIPRPGEISLAHHGVLFLDELPEFRKNVLETLRQPLEDGKITITRSAQTATYPARFALVASMNPCPCGYYGDSSNRCHCTPQQIRQYQGRISGPLLDRIDIHIEVPSVRYRDLTARGAGEASSAIKNRIENARAIQQKRFSGDETICNARMSEAQIRAFCLIDDESHKLIEMAIDKLGLSARAYTRILKVARTIADLDNSDCLTSSHIAEAIQYRSLDRHLI, encoded by the coding sequence ATGATCGTCAAAACATTGAGTTCCGCAATCATCGGAATTGATTCCTTCCCCGTTGAAGTTGAGGTAGATATAACTGCCGGCCTCCCCCAGTTTTCCACTGTCGGCCTGCCCGATGCCTCGGTACGGGAAAGCAAGGATCGCATCAAGGCCGCGATCAACAATTCCGGCTATAAATTCCCGACTCATCATGTCACCATCAATCTCGCCCCTGCTGACATAAAAAAAGAGGGCACCTCTTTCGACCTGCCGATCGCGATGGCGATACTGGCCGCGCAGGGGATGGTTTCCCTGGGGCCGCTAACGCAGTATCTTCTTATCGGCGAGCTTTCCCTCGACGGCAGCGTCAAAGGTGTGCATGGGGCACTTTCCTCTGCCTTTACGGCCCGCTCTCTCGGCATACGGGGCATAGTCCTCCCGAAAGAAAACGCCAGCGAAGCGGCGTTGGTCGAAGGAATCGATGTCATTCCGGTGGATCACCTCTCCGACGTTGTCGAATTTTTTGGAGAGCGCCGGGAAATCAATCCATTCCACGTCGATATCGAGGCGCTCTTCCGGCAAAACCGCGACTATCCATTTGATTTCAGTGATATTAAAGGACAGGAACAGGCCAAACGGGCAATCGAGGTTGCCACTGCGGGCGGGCATAACATCCTGATGATCGGTCCGCCCGGTTCGGGAAAAAGTATGCTCGCTCAGAGAATCGTTACGATAATTCCGGACTTTTCCTTGAGTGAGGCCATAGAAACAACGCAAATCTATTCCGTGGCGGGAATATTGGACCGCAAAGAGGCGCTGATCGCAACGAGGCCCTTTCGCGCAGTGCATCATACCATCTCCGACGCAGGATTGGTCGGCGGAGGCCATATCCCGCGACCGGGGGAAATAAGTCTGGCGCATCATGGAGTCCTTTTTCTCGACGAACTGCCGGAGTTCCGAAAAAACGTTCTGGAGACGCTGCGCCAACCCCTGGAGGACGGCAAAATAACCATAACGCGTTCAGCGCAAACGGCAACCTACCCTGCCCGCTTCGCGCTGGTTGCGTCGATGAATCCCTGTCCCTGCGGTTATTACGGCGACAGCAGCAACCGCTGTCATTGCACTCCGCAGCAGATTCGCCAGTATCAGGGACGAATCTCGGGCCCCCTTCTCGATCGGATCGACATCCATATTGAGGTGCCCTCCGTCCGCTATCGCGATTTGACGGCGCGGGGAGCGGGAGAAGCCTCGTCGGCAATCAAAAACCGCATAGAAAATGCCCGTGCGATTCAACAAAAGCGTTTCAGCGGGGATGAAACCATCTGCAACGCCCGGATGAGCGAAGCCCAGATTCGCGCTTTTTGCCTGATTGACGATGAATCTCATAAACTTATCGAGATGGCGATCGACAAGCTGGGATTGAGCGCCCGCGCCTACACCAGGATACTGAAGGTAGCCAGAACTATTGCTGATCTTGACAACAGCGATTGTCTAACCTCCTCCCATATTGCCGAGGCTATCCAGTATAGAAGTCTTGATCGCCATCTGATTTAG
- a CDS encoding HAD-IIB family hydrolase: MRILIFTDLDGSLLNHDDYSYEAALPALEKIKAANIPLIIVTSKTRGEVEPLQRELDISAPFIVENGGGIFFPESPELKNPVDGEKVEKYTVLGLGATYRDIRKFFAKVASRFSIRGFGDMTAAEIANLTGLPEIDVELARRREFTEPFLAENELDIGKIEKLALLEGLKITKGGRFFHLIGLGQDKGIAVKKVIDIYRNNGNQETLVTIGIGDSENDLPMLQQVDIPVLIPRPQRGFLHLELPRLVRAREEGCLGWNSAVGCILDNLAGGYLPDKVIPCP, from the coding sequence GTGCGTATTCTAATTTTTACAGATCTTGACGGAAGCCTCCTTAATCATGACGATTATTCGTATGAGGCAGCGCTGCCGGCTTTGGAAAAAATCAAAGCGGCGAATATTCCGTTGATTATTGTGACCAGTAAAACCAGAGGCGAAGTGGAACCCCTGCAAAGAGAGCTGGATATTTCCGCCCCCTTTATCGTTGAGAATGGCGGCGGAATTTTTTTCCCGGAATCGCCGGAGCTGAAAAATCCGGTGGATGGTGAAAAGGTTGAGAAATATACTGTTCTCGGTTTAGGCGCAACTTATCGCGATATCCGAAAGTTTTTCGCCAAAGTGGCTTCCCGTTTTTCGATCAGGGGCTTCGGCGACATGACAGCCGCCGAGATTGCCAATTTGACCGGCCTGCCGGAGATCGACGTCGAGCTGGCCAGACGCAGGGAATTTACTGAGCCTTTTTTAGCGGAAAATGAATTAGATATCGGTAAGATAGAAAAGTTAGCACTTTTGGAGGGGTTAAAAATAACTAAGGGCGGTCGTTTTTTTCATTTAATCGGCCTTGGGCAGGACAAAGGCATCGCTGTGAAAAAAGTGATCGACATCTATCGTAACAATGGAAATCAAGAGACGCTTGTGACGATCGGGATTGGCGACAGTGAAAACGATCTGCCGATGCTCCAGCAGGTTGATATCCCGGTCTTGATTCCCCGTCCGCAGCGGGGTTTTCTCCATCTTGAATTGCCGAGGCTTGTTCGTGCAAGAGAAGAAGGTTGCCTCGGTTGGAACAGCGCGGTCGGATGTATTCTGGATAATCTCGCTGGCGGCTATTTACCGGATAAAGTAATTCCCTGCCCGTGA